The sequence TGAATGCACTTAACGTTTTCTTTCGTCAATTCCGCGATTCTAAAACGGACTTGAGCAAGCTCTCTAAAGAAGATTTCCACCATAAAAATACCCAGTTACCTATTGAAATCACAGTTACTTTCAATTCATTATCAGCAGAAGCGAAATCTGACTTAGCGGATTACGTTAGGCAGGGTAAGCTAATTGTCACAGCAAAAGCTGAATATGACCCAGCTACTGAGCGCGCTGATGTGAAGCAATATGGTAACCGAATGGTTATATCTGGTTTCAGTGCTTGGTTCGATGCAAACAAGCAGAAAGCAAAAGTTCCCGAGCTCAAGGCTATTTATCAAAATTTGAAAAATACGTTTTCAGGCTTGGCTGACGTAAAAACCAAAGGTGATATGGAAGTCGCTCTCCATGACTATGAAGCTAAAAATCCGCAGTTGTGCACTTTGGTTCCAAGTGAGGACCAGTTTTATGGAGCAAGTAAAGGCGCCAATAAAATCGCTCCATACCTAGAGTGGGTTTTTGTTTCGGCATCGAAAGACTTTTCAGAAGAAGCTGAACAAACGAAAGGCTCTGCACTTGATCAACTCTTGAACCGTGTTCTTGGTACAAAAGTAACGTTTAAAGACAAAGTCAGCCAATTGAAAGAAGAGTACAGAGTTTCTTATAAAAAGATGCTCGAAGAAGAGCAACCTGCGCTACAAGAAATATCAGATTCACTAGGAATTAAGCTCAGAAAGTGGTCAAACCCAGACGCAAGTGCTCAAATTGTATGGAATGAAGACCCAGAAAAGTCAGTGAAAATTGAAGAACCTAAAGCTCTGGTGGTGATAAGTGAGAAAGGATTTGAGGGCGAATTATCAAGATTTGGACATGGCATGCAACGTTCCTATCTGCTTAGCGTACTTCAAGAGTTGTCAGACGCTAATACCGCGAAATCACCGACACTAGTAATTGCAGTTGAGGAGCCCGAGCTATACCAACATCCGCCTCAAGCAAGATACTTAGCTCAGCTATTACAAGAATTGGATGATTCCCAAGTAATGGTTTGCACCCACAGCCCGTACTTTATTCCTGTCGAACGTTTTGAGTACTTAAGGGTCGTTCGTGAAGAGGGGGTACCTTGCGAATCAAAAGTCAAAAGCGTCACCTATAAGAAACTATCAGATACCCTACATGGTTCAGGGCAAGTTTTGCTAAGAGAAACTGGGATGTTAGCCAAGCTTTACCCTAACTTAAAGCCAGAAATCAATGAGATGTTCTTTTGTAAGAAACTAATCCTCGTTGAGGGAATTGAAGATGTTGCTTACATTCGTACGTATATAGAGCTGATGGGAAAAACAGATGAATTTAGGCTTGGTGGCTTCCATATAATTCCAGTTGGGGGTAAAAGTGAATTGCTTAAACCAATTGCTTTGGCTAAACATCTTGGTATTGATGTATATGTGGTTTGTGATGCTGACACAAACAAAACAGTAGAAGGTGAAGTGGTTAAGCATAAGAAAGATAACGCATCAATTCTCCATTTGCTAGGTCATGATAAAGCTTTACATTGGTCGGAAGAAACACATCGATTCAGCAATCTGACAATGTGGACACATAATATCACAGTAACAATTGGCCCAGAATTTGGACCAAAATGGAAAGGTTTTGAAGATAAAGCAGCAGCACATTATGGTAACGCAAAAGGATTGAAGAAAAACCCTTTAGCCGTATCTAAAGCTTTGATTGAAGCATGGGATAGCGGCTGCCGTTCACAAGAGTTGCAAAATCTCGTATATCGCATACTTCAACTTGGAACTGAAGTCGAAGTTAAAATGGACAGTGCTATTGAAGAGCCAACAACAGTGTAATGTTTTCGATGTGTTGCAAGCCCGCGAACTGCGAGCCTTTTGTATCTATTCAAATTTATTCTAGACGGTACTAGTACGAACAACTAAGGTACAGACGAAGCAGCTCAATAGTTTTACCAACTAGTAAAAACCTTAAAGTTATCGTCGATAAACTTGAAGATTCTTATTGGGAAGCTTGTTGACGATTGTTCGTAATAAAATTGAACTGGATGATAGAAGCTCAAAACAGAATTCAACGTGTGTCGCCAACAAGAAACACGGTGGCGTGTGTAAAATCTGAAAAAGAAACGACAGCAATGCCCACAAGGTTTACACACAGCGCGGTAAATCATGAGTACAAGAAGATGTAAGACAGACAGAACAAATGTTCGTGTTGATCGACTTTGTTTAAACGAATCATGTAGATGTTGGCCACACATATAATGATTGGGTTAAAAGAGCATTTAGAGAATGCTGGTGAACTCAATATGCTTGAGGCACCAGTTGTATTAAGGGTTTAAGAGGAAACGATGACATTTTAACTTTGGAAAATAGTGACATTACTATCTGGGGCTTACACTCTCTGTCAATCCCATTTTAAAATGTCCTCATTTGTCCCAAATAGAAATGTCCCGTTGTTAGGTCTTTTGACTGGAGGCTTTGAAGGGTTCAGTGAGGACAGGGTTGATGGTTCGAGGGGCGGTTTGTAAGGCTCTTTGTTGTGCACGGCGCTTGGGCGCTTTCTTACTCCGGGTTCGTTGCTGTTGTTGTTCGAATTCTTGTTGTTGTTGCTGAGCAAATTTTAAAACTTGGCCGAGGCGTTTGTTGTCGACGATTTGGGTTTGTTGAACGTGCTCGAGTTTGTCGAAGGTTTTGAATTCGAGTTTTCGATGCCCGTATTGGATGGCGATTTCACCGTTTGGGTAGTCGAGTACCTTCACGGTTTCGTGCGTTAATCGGCTGTTTTCTTCGGTGGGCTCAATGAGGTAAATCACTTTATCGTATTGAAATGTCAGCGATTTTGATAGCTTGCGGCTTTCTTGCCAACTGAAAATATCGTCGAGTTCTTGCTTGGACTCTCGAACCGGGCGATGCATGTCTTTTGGGTATTGAGCGGGCTTAGCAAAGCGGTGGTTAAAATCGGCGATGAAGTAGGGAAGCCAGGTGTTGGCTTGCTCGATGGTGTTGATGCCTTGTAAGCGCATCTCTTTAACCAGCCGGTCTTGCAACGTGAGATTGGCTCGCTCAACACGGCCTTTGGCTTGGGAGCTGTTGGCACAAATGAGTTCTATCGCCAGCTCTTTCAGCACTCGCCCGTATTGGGTTTGGCCAACTTGTTTGTGTTTCTCCTGATTCACTCGAAATATGGAGTGTTTGTCGCTGTAAAATGCGATGGGTTTACCGTGCTCATTGAGGTATTCACGCGTCGCCAACATGTAGTCAAACGCGGATTCCGTTTCGCTGAATCTGAGGTTCATCAAGCGGCCAGTCGCATCGTCAATGAACACCAATAGGCAGCATTTGTCGCTGCGGCCTTCAAACCAGTCATGATGGGAGCCGTCAATTAGGATAAGTTCACCCAAGCAATCACGACGGTAACGTGGCTGATAGACTCGAGGTTTTCGTTGTGCATGTGGAAGCCACAGTCCGTCGGCGATCATCCATTGACGTAAAGTTTCGTTTGATACGGGTAAGTTGTGCAGCTCAGATAATTTTTCTTGAGCGAGTGTTGGTGAAAAGTCGCTGTAGTTTTCGCGGACAAGGCTTAACACCGCGTTTCGATAATCACTGGAATACCTATGGTTGCTAGGCTTACCGCGAGCGCGATGAGCCAATCCGCTTGCGCCGTATTTACGAAGTCGGTTCATCAAACGCCGGATATGACGCGCAGATAGATTCAAAATGACAGCAGCGTCAACTTGGCGTAGTCGTTTTTCACGTACGTCAGTCAGAACCTTAAATCGATAAATATCTTTTTCACTCATAGTAATAAGCATCCGGATAACTCCTAAGCAGACCAATATAGGTAAGCTTAGGAGGACATTTTAAAATGGCTCAAACCGGACATTACTAAATTGCTCTAACAGCCTTAGTGCGTATTATATACGTTATGTTAAATTGTTTTTGGCAATTATAAGGCAGGTGTCTTTATGTCATGCCCTGCCTTTATTTAGTGTTGGTGGTCTCTGGATTATACTGTGTATTTAACCATAATGGCTATTTACCATAAAATACCTAATAACCAGTGATAATAATCTTCGATTTCACCCCTGGTATTAGTTAGAGCTTAACCGCCAGCAAATTTAACTTTGTAGCCTTTCTTTTCAAGATGCGCTTTGAGCTTGTCACGAGCGTCGCCTTGAATCTCGATGTTACCATCTTTTGCTGAGCCGCCACAGCCACATACTTTTTTTAGTTCTGCCGCCATTAACTTTAATGGTGCGTCATCTAGGTCTAAGCCTGTTACGATAGAAACGCCTTTGCCTTTACGGCCTTTGGTTTCTTTTTGGATTCGAACAATACCATCACCTTTAGGGCGCTGGACTTTCTCTTCTTCAGGTTTAATACGACCTGTTTCAGTTGAATATACTAGGCTCATAATTTTACTTCTTTTGCTGTGCTGCTTTTTGTTTTGCGAGTAAGAAAGCCTCTATATGACGCTGGATTGCAATCTTGCCACCTTTGATTAGGCGCCCGTTAAACATGCAATACCAAGCGTTAGGCTCACCGGTATCATTTTTTATTTGGTAACCATGGAAGTTTTCAGTTAAGCCGCCACCAGACGCTCTCGACCTGTTTAACGCTGTGAACTCTTTCGGGTCAATAAGGGTCGCAGTATCAATCCACCAATCAATACTCTTTTTCACAGCAGGTAAATTGCCTTGAATAATGTTGTTTTTTAGCTTGGCACGCCAAACGGTGTTGTTTGCATCCGCTGATTGTAGAGGAACGCCTCGGTAAACTGAATTCGCCATATCCATTGATCATTGTTTTGTTTTCATTACGTTAATCATAAGTATACTTCTAATGATATCAAGCATAATATGGTAAAAACACCTGTTGAGGTACGGTAATTTGAGAAAAAAAGTCCCGATTTTAACCGACTCTGTGACAATTAATTCATTTGTTGAAAAATTAAACAGCCACGCGACAATTGAAATTATAGATGAGTTAACAGGATATCAGTACTCTCGAAACTCCTTGTTGGGTATCTACAGTGATTGGAATCGCTACCACGCGTTTTGTACTAAAAATCGTATCAACACACTCCCTGCATCCATCACTGCTGTTCGGCGTTTTCTTGAGACTGAATCCAGTGAAAGAAAATTCGCGTCTTTGAAACGTTACACTGCAACACTTAGCATGTTACATACTGTGTTTAGCTTTTCCAACCCAATCAAGCATAGGCAAGTTCGCTTTACCCTGCTCCACTTGCAAGCCAGGATGGCTGGTGATGCGAAACAAACCAATGCGATGACATCCACACACCTCACAGAGTTAAACACGTTACTTTCCCATGAGAAATCGAGCTTAAAAGAGATCCGAGATATCGCGATTTATAATGTGATGTTCGAGTGTGCTTTAAAGCGATCAGAACTAAAGACGTTGTTGATGGATAATGTGGATAGCGTTGAGAATGATTACCAGATCACAATAAAAGATTCAGTGTATAGGCTGTCGCGAGTAGCAAGCGCCGCACTTGAACGTTGGTTTTCGTTTACTGGAACACAAGACGAGTTGCCTGTGTTTCGTGCGATAGATAAACATGAAAATATCAGTCTACAACCTTTAGATGATTCGTCGATCTACAGAATATTGAGAAGAGCAAGTGACTTACTTCAATTGGCTGACAACCACCACTTCTCCGGGAACTCTATTCGTGTAGGTGCTGCTCAAGAACTGTCGAAACAAGGCCTTAAAGTGAGAGAAATCCAAGATTTTGGTCGTTGGCTCAGCCCTGCAATGCCTGCGCAATATGTGGGTTATTCGGGTACATCTGAGAGTGAGAAGATGAAGTTTAAAGCACTAATCCCTTGGCAATAAGCTGATGGCCTTGTTCAGAGGCGGCTTGTTTATCTGCAGTTTTTTATAGGCAGGTTTTTTATAGGTAGATTGTAATAAACGACTTGGTCAATCAAACAACTGACTTGAAAAACGAAAAGCTTCCGACTTACATACAAATAGCGCCTTGGCAGGTAAGCTCAAGGCGCTATTATGCTATCTAATGAGTTATTTAAAACTGGATAAACTAAGCAAGGCTCGTTCTCACGCAGTTCTCTAAGAACTGGCTGAATTTGTGGCCATCATGTTCAACCATTTTTGGGAACATGGAAATTGGCGTCATACCTGGGAAGGTATTCACTTCGTTCAGGTAGATCTCATTGTCTTGTGTTAGGAAGAAATCGATACGAGACAAGTGACGAAGCTTCATCTGTGTGAATACCTTGCGGGCGCTGTCTGTAATCAATTCACGTTGTTCATCGGTTAAGTTAGTTGCTTCAACTTCAGTAATTGAGTGGCTGTCTGCACTGTACTTCTCTTCGTAAGAGTAAAATGCGCCATTAGGTGCAATCACCTCGCCTGGCTTACTTATCTGTAGCTCGCCATCGATTTCATAAGCGGCAACTTCTAGCTCTCTTGGCACCACTGATTTCTCAATAAGTACTTGATCAGAAAAGGTAAATGCCTTGTTGATTGCTTCACTTAAATCTTCTACTTGATTGACTTGGTAGCAGCCAACGGAAGATCCCTGACGAGCCGCTTTGACGAACACTTTCCCCCAACTTTCAAAGGCTTGTGTTGCTTGCTCATGAGCTTGTTCAGTGTTATCTGACAAGAACAGATACGGCGTATTTGGGATACCCAGAGCGTCGTACCAAAGTTTTGATGTGATTTTATTGAAGCTGTTGTTGCTTGCTTCAGAACCACAACCTAGGTACGGAATCTTAGCCATTTCAAACAGTGATTGAATGTCACCTGTTTCGCCAGGGAAACCATGAATACAAGGGACAATGAAATCGACTTTAGATTCTAAGTTGTCGCCACGTAAGGTTTGATCGTTAATATCAAGATAAACCAACTCACCAGAATCAAGACACCAGCCTTCGTTTTTAATTTCAACTCTCACAACGTTAAAATCTGCAACGCTATTAAGTTGTTCAAAAAGGTAATTGGCTGAAACGATAGACACTTCATGCTCTGAAGATCCACCGCCGCAAAGTAGAAGGATGTTTGTGGTGTTCATGGGTAAATTCGGTCCTTGAAACTAGGAATACTGACTTCAATGATAAACAAAAGTCGAAATAGGTACAGTGTTTTGAATGCTAAAGTCGTCATCTAAGGAGTGAGCGATTAACTATTAAACAAAACCAACCGTCATAAAACAAAAGAAGGAGCATTTGCTCCTTCTTTATGACTTAAAACTTAGTTTAACTTGTTAAGCGTTGGGTATTCAGAGTTCTTGATGTCATCAATGCTTTTTACGAATGGCTTCAAGTTTTGAAAGCTGGCAGGCAGAGAGGAAATCGCCTTTTTAGCATCTAAGCGTGTCGCGTAGTCACCGTAAAGTACAGTGAACCACTTGGTACCGTTAACCATTTTGTAGTTTTCCCAAATTGGCTGGGAAGTCGTTGGTAGCATTTTCACAAAAGAATCGACTTTGGCTTGGCTGCCAACAGCCACAACTTGAACTGTGTAACCAAAGCGCTGGTTCATGTCTTGTTGCTTCTTGGTTGGAGCTGTGATTGTCGCAACCGGCTTAGCTCTAGTCGTGTGAGTGATTTTTTGTTCTACAGGTGCGGTTCTGACAACGTTAACCACGTTCTCTTCAACAACGGCAGTTTGCTCAGATTGAGATACAACAGGAGCTTCAACTTTAGCCGTTTTGAACTCTTCTTGATAACTATCTGACGTTACGTTGGTAACGTAGTTGTCAGATACACATGCAGCCAAGAGCAGTGGCAAAGTCACAATTGCAAGTTTTTTCATGGAAAGCTCTATATCCTTAATAATAATTACTACTATAAATCATGCCGATACGTCGGTTTAGAATCAAGTTAACTTTAAGATTATACACCATTAGTGGGTGACCTATTTCACAAACTTAATGCAGTGTCTGCTTATTCATCTTAATTCGGTGAATTTGCAATCAACCCGTGAGTGAAAAGTAAGTTACGATGAACTTACGTGCATTGCTAGGATATGTCTATGAATCATCTTGATCCCCTACTTAAACCCCGTTCAATCGCTGTTGTTGGTGCTTCTCAACGAGAAACGCGTGCAGGATATATCGTCATGAACAATTTGTTACACGGGGATTTTAAAGGTGCGGTGATGCCGGTAACACCAAAATACGATTCTGTGGCGGGCGTGCTCTCTTACAAAAACATTCTGTCGCTACCTATTGTTCCTGACCTTGCTATTCTGTGTACCAACGCGACACGCAATGTGACCATTTTTGAAGAGTTAGCCAAGAAAGGCATCGCTTCTGTCATTGTACTCTCCTCCGACATGCAACAGCAAAGTGATAATGGTGAGACGTTTGATGAGAGATGTATTGCAATAGCCAAAGCAAACAATATCCGGGTGCTTGGTTCCAATAGCTTGGGAGTTATTCTTCCGTGGTTAAACTTGAATGCCTCTTTCTCTCCGGTGACGGCGCTGCCAGGTAAAATTGCCTTTGTTTCTCAATCCGCAGCAGTGTGTACCACGATTCTAGATTGGGCGAACGATAAAGAGATCGGCTTCTCTGCGTTTATCTCGATAGGTAATGGCAGTGACATCGAATTCTCGGAGCTGTTGGATTATCTGAGTACCGACTCTCACACCGAAGCAATATTGCTTTATGTCGATAGTATTAAAGATGCGAGGCGCTTTATCTCTGCGGCGCGTGCTGCATCACGGAACCGACGAATTCTGGTACTAAAAGGCGGGCGAACCGCTAAAGGTCGGGCGGCAGCAATGCTACATACTGGCGGTGCCGATACGTTAGATATTATCTATGACTCAGCGATCCGACGCAGCGGCATGTTACGAGTTAAGAACTTACATGAACTGTTTGCAGCGGTAGAGACTCTGACTCATTCAGTGCCATTACGTGGAGAGCGCTTGGCTATTGTGACCAACGGTGGCGGCCCTGCGATCATGGCGGTGGATACCCTTTTTGACCGTGGTGGTAAGCTTGCCGAGTTTTCTGAAGATACGCTAGATAAACTCAATAAGGTTTTGCCATTGAGTTGGTCTCAGAGTAATCCAATCGATATTGTGGGCGATGCCGGTGAGCAACGCTATATCGATACGATAAACATCTTGCTTGATGGTGATGAAGCGGATGCGATTCTTATCATGCACAGCCCTTCTGCGATCGCACATTCAGCTAAAACAGCTGAGCGAATTATTGAAGCCATTAAAAAGCATCCTCGCCATAAGCGATTTAACATCCTAACGAATTGGTCAGGCGAGCTAACAGCAAAGCCAGCACGAAAGTTGTTTACCGAAGCGGGCTTTCCTACCTATCGAACTCCTGAAAGTTCAGTGGTCGCATTCATGCACTTAGTCGAGTACAGACGTAACCAGCGTCAGTTAATGGAAACGCCAACCACGGCAGAAAAAGTCCATATTGAAGATCTAGCAGATGCAAAAAATTGGATAGATCGACAACTACTGGATAAAAACACAGTTAGCCTTGATACCCATCAAAACAGCCAATTTTTTAAGCACTTTAACCTAGATGTATTACCAACTTGGATAGCTTCTGACCCAAGTGAAGCGGTACATATTGCTGAAACGATTGGTTACCCAGTCGCAGTTAAACTACGCTCGCCAGACATTTCACATAAGTCGGACGTGCAAGGAGTCATGCTCAATTTAAGAAACAGCAGTGAAGTTGCGAATGCCGCTCAGGCGATTCTCGATCGATCTCAATTGTCGTTTCCAACCGCTCATATCCATGGATTGTTGATTCAAGGTATGGCCAAGCTCGCGGGCGGCCAAGAGTTGCGTGTTAAGGTCACAACGGACGAAACCTTTGGCCCTATCATTTTACTTGGTCAAGGCGGTTCGGAATGGGACGAATCCATTGACGCTGCTGCAGCCTTTCCACCACTCAATATGACACTGGCACGTTACTTGATCATTCGGGCGATAAAAAGTGGCAAGATTCGTCTGCAAAAACTGCCTAACCCGATTGATATTGAAGGGCTCTCTGAGTTGCTGGTTCGTATATCGCAAATGGTAGTAGATTGCCCTGAAATACATGATTTGGATATCCATCCAGTACTGGCCAACGGTGACAAGTTCACGATACTAGATGCCGATATCATCTTGAAAGCGTACCAAGGCGATCCACAAGAACGTCTTGCGATTCGCCCTTATCCCGTCGAGCTTGAAGAGAATATCGTACTCAAGGACGGCACCGAAGTGTTGCTACGCCCCATTCTTCCTGAAGATGAACCGCTTCATGCTGACTTTATTCATCGTGTATCTAAAGAAGACCTTTACAAACGTTTCTTTAGTGATGTTGGTGAATTCAATCATGAGGCGTTAGCTAACTTTACTCAGATTGACTTTGATAGAGAAATTGCGTTTGTGGTGGTTAGAAAGGAACAAGGTGTGCCCGCAATTATTGGCGTATCGAGAGCGCTGATTAACCCAGAGAACACCGATGCAGAGTTCGCGATTCTGATACGTTCCGATCTGAAAGGTGTCGGATTAGGTCGCATTCTGATGACTAAAGTTATTGACTACTGTCGTTCAAAGCAGACCAAGCAGATGTCGGGCATGACGATGCCAACGAATAGAGGGATGCTGACACTAGCTCAAAAGTTGGGCTTTGAGCTAGATATCAGTTTTGAAGACGGCACTGCAGATATGGTGTTACCGTTACTTTAACGCCCATGTTTTTTTTAGATGTTGAATACACCAAGACTTGGCGTCGCCCATTTTGTTGCGGCGCCAAGCCATGACGATGTCGATAGGCTGTGGTTCGGTACCAGAAATCTGTTGTAGAACGTCAGATTCAATCAGAGGTTTAGCAATACTACTCGGCAAGGTCCCAATCCCTAATCCTGCAGTTAGAGCCTCTACCTTGGCTGGGAAGCTTGTTACGGTCAAACGTGGCTGCTTTTCTAGAATATTGATGCTTAATGCAGGTTGATCTCGAGCGGTATCTGCAATGGCAATAACCCTGTAACTTTCTCTCGCCTTTTGGTTGAACTCACCAGAACGCTTATGAACATAATGTTCTTTTGCCGCAACCCAGACCATTTCCATCTTGCCGATAATGTCACTTTTCATATCATTTGGTATGGTGTCCACCTTTGGGCACACCAATAAATCTGCGCGGCCATCTGAAAGTGATTCCCAACATCCAGCTAGAATTTCTTCTTGTAATCGAACTCGAGTTTTACTTATTTTTCCAAGTTCATCGACTAATGAGAAGAAATTAGCAATCGGAATAATGCCATCAAAGGCAATCGTTAAATCCAACTCCCAGCCATTAGCAAGAATACTCGCGTCATTAACGAGCTGCTCAGTGGCACCAAGAATGATCCTTCCTTGCTCTAATATTAACTGCCCCGCTTCCGTGAAATTTGCACGGTGGCCTGAGCGATCAAAAATCATGATATCTAAGTCTTGTTCAAGCTTCTGGATTTGATAACTCAATGAAGAAGGTGCTCGGTCCATTTCATTAGCCGCTGCCGCGAAACTTCCACGACGATCAATAGCATCTAATATGTGTAAGGCTTCAAGTGTTATTGGACTATGCATAACTTTCCTACTTTGTAAGTGAGATCTAAATCACAAAAAAGAGAAGCATTCACTTGGTGAATGGAACTGAAAAACTCTTTTTAATACATGTGTTTAATGACGATGATTTTTAATTAGTTGATAAAATTGAAAATTATTTAAATGCAAATAATAGTAATTATCATTTAGATCCAATATCATCTTTCGCAAATCAAGATGATATTATGGAACTAAGGTAACTATCAGATGTATAAGCAATCCCTACTCTCTGCTTCAATCGTTTTAGCGCTTTCATCAACATCAGCCTTTGCTGAAGATTATGCCCTATTTGACGAGGTTGTTGTATCAGCAACGCGTACCGAACAAAACAAAGAAGACGTTTCAAGCTCAATTGAATCTGTATCTGCAAAAGATATAGATAATCAAATGTCTAGCGACATAAAGCAAGCTCTTCAATACACGCCAGGAGTAGAAGCTCAAGGCGGTGGGCGTTTTGGTATTTCAGGCTTTAACATCCGCGGTGTTGAAGGTGATCGCGTTAAACTTATGGTTGATGGAGTTCAACAACCTACGCCATATAACCCTGGCGCATCAGAGCAGCGTAAATATTCCAATGCAATCGAAGTCGATACATTAAGCGTTATAGAGGTGAATAAAGGCCCCGCTTCTACGCTTTATGGTTCAGATGCCATTGGTGGTGCAGTACTGCTAAGAACTAAAAATCCAGAGGATATGCTTAGAACTGACGGGGATGAAAACCGTTTTGGCATCAAATCTACTTATACATCAGCAGATGAACAGTTCAAGAACACACTTTCTTGGGCGATGCGTAAAGATAAGTTAGAAACGATCGTTATGGCGACTTACGCTCAAGGCCACGAGACACAGACTCACTCATCAGGAAGCGAAGTTGAAGGTCCAGATCGTGGTGCAGAGAACCCGGCAGATACGGAATTAAGTAATATATTAGCGAAAGCAATCTACAATGTATCAGATTCAAATAAGGTTGGTATTACGGTTGAGCATTACCAACGTCAATATGATGAAGATGAGCTAAACTACAATGGCTATCAGCTTATGCCAGGCTTTGTATATACTGATAATTACAACAAAGACACCAACAAACGTTTTCGTGCAACATTGGAACAACAGCTTAAGCTAAGCTCTTCAATTGCCGACTCTTTAGACTGGTCTCTAAGTTACCAAGACTCAAGCACTCTGAACAAAAACTACGATACAACTCGCTTCAACGGGCGTCGACTTCGTGAACGTGATTCTTCTGATGTAAACATGCAAGTTGATACACAGCTTTCTAAGCTAGTGAATATTGATGGTGCTGATCATGAGTTTACGTATGGTTTCACATATCTCCAAAATGACTTCGAGCTAGAAAACTACGACCATAAGTTTGACCGAGGCACTGTGGCACCGGGTAGCACTGGTATCCCTGATGCAAAAATCACGCAATGGGGTGTATTTGTTCAAGACCAAGCATTTTTCATGGAAGATAAGTTGATTGTAACTGGTGGCCTTCGTTATGACTCATTTGTTGCTGACCCATCAACAGATGAAGGTTACAAGACTCAGTATGAGAAGAATAAAGATGACGCCATCACAGCTAAGTTAGGTTCAGTTTACCACATCAATGACAACCTATCGGTATTTGGTCAAGTTGGACAAGGGTTTAAAGCACCTTCAGTTTACGACCTCTACTACTTCTATACTCG comes from Vibrio syngnathi and encodes:
- a CDS encoding bifunctional acetate--CoA ligase family protein/GNAT family N-acetyltransferase, with amino-acid sequence MNHLDPLLKPRSIAVVGASQRETRAGYIVMNNLLHGDFKGAVMPVTPKYDSVAGVLSYKNILSLPIVPDLAILCTNATRNVTIFEELAKKGIASVIVLSSDMQQQSDNGETFDERCIAIAKANNIRVLGSNSLGVILPWLNLNASFSPVTALPGKIAFVSQSAAVCTTILDWANDKEIGFSAFISIGNGSDIEFSELLDYLSTDSHTEAILLYVDSIKDARRFISAARAASRNRRILVLKGGRTAKGRAAAMLHTGGADTLDIIYDSAIRRSGMLRVKNLHELFAAVETLTHSVPLRGERLAIVTNGGGPAIMAVDTLFDRGGKLAEFSEDTLDKLNKVLPLSWSQSNPIDIVGDAGEQRYIDTINILLDGDEADAILIMHSPSAIAHSAKTAERIIEAIKKHPRHKRFNILTNWSGELTAKPARKLFTEAGFPTYRTPESSVVAFMHLVEYRRNQRQLMETPTTAEKVHIEDLADAKNWIDRQLLDKNTVSLDTHQNSQFFKHFNLDVLPTWIASDPSEAVHIAETIGYPVAVKLRSPDISHKSDVQGVMLNLRNSSEVANAAQAILDRSQLSFPTAHIHGLLIQGMAKLAGGQELRVKVTTDETFGPIILLGQGGSEWDESIDAAAAFPPLNMTLARYLIIRAIKSGKIRLQKLPNPIDIEGLSELLVRISQMVVDCPEIHDLDIHPVLANGDKFTILDADIILKAYQGDPQERLAIRPYPVELEENIVLKDGTEVLLRPILPEDEPLHADFIHRVSKEDLYKRFFSDVGEFNHEALANFTQIDFDREIAFVVVRKEQGVPAIIGVSRALINPENTDAEFAILIRSDLKGVGLGRILMTKVIDYCRSKQTKQMSGMTMPTNRGMLTLAQKLGFELDISFEDGTADMVLPLL
- a CDS encoding LysR family transcriptional regulator; protein product: MHSPITLEALHILDAIDRRGSFAAAANEMDRAPSSLSYQIQKLEQDLDIMIFDRSGHRANFTEAGQLILEQGRIILGATEQLVNDASILANGWELDLTIAFDGIIPIANFFSLVDELGKISKTRVRLQEEILAGCWESLSDGRADLLVCPKVDTIPNDMKSDIIGKMEMVWVAAKEHYVHKRSGEFNQKARESYRVIAIADTARDQPALSINILEKQPRLTVTSFPAKVEALTAGLGIGTLPSSIAKPLIESDVLQQISGTEPQPIDIVMAWRRNKMGDAKSWCIQHLKKTWALK
- a CDS encoding TonB-dependent hemoglobin/transferrin/lactoferrin family receptor, with translation MYKQSLLSASIVLALSSTSAFAEDYALFDEVVVSATRTEQNKEDVSSSIESVSAKDIDNQMSSDIKQALQYTPGVEAQGGGRFGISGFNIRGVEGDRVKLMVDGVQQPTPYNPGASEQRKYSNAIEVDTLSVIEVNKGPASTLYGSDAIGGAVLLRTKNPEDMLRTDGDENRFGIKSTYTSADEQFKNTLSWAMRKDKLETIVMATYAQGHETQTHSSGSEVEGPDRGAENPADTELSNILAKAIYNVSDSNKVGITVEHYQRQYDEDELNYNGYQLMPGFVYTDNYNKDTNKRFRATLEQQLKLSSSIADSLDWSLSYQDSSTLNKNYDTTRFNGRRLRERDSSDVNMQVDTQLSKLVNIDGADHEFTYGFTYLQNDFELENYDHKFDRGTVAPGSTGIPDAKITQWGVFVQDQAFFMEDKLIVTGGLRYDSFVADPSTDEGYKTQYEKNKDDAITAKLGSVYHINDNLSVFGQVGQGFKAPSVYDLYYFYTRGAIIEANPNLKAERSISYELGLRGNNEHARFELSTFYTDYSDFINQTKTGKQGGKDVYTKENLDKVTIYGAELSSTINLDTLLDAPFGTYTRLAVAYADGEDKSTGKSIDSVAPLTGTLGLGIERDTFGSALNVKMVAAKDEWNSDDNVNVAGYTVVDLTAYYRPVTDLTLRAGLFNALDKKYWLYNDMSGRGHDSKFNTDIKSQPGRNWGISANYEF